A DNA window from Ictalurus punctatus breed USDA103 chromosome 11, Coco_2.0, whole genome shotgun sequence contains the following coding sequences:
- the rp2 gene encoding protein XRP2: MGCFFSKKSRRKSPDKDPALASDVSTSNNAPETNNTNGNQEEPKQYSWDKRDKVDPKDFTLSGLKDATVGRLPGTLNGQQFIIQECENCNIYVFDHSAAVNVDDCVNCRIVLGPVRGSVFFRNCRDVKCVVACQQFRTRDCKKMDVFLCCATQPIVESSTGMKFGCFQYYYPELAFHFKDAGLSIFNNNWSNIHDFTPVSGETNWSLLAEDAAVSEHVPLPDPESEFKSVRVSAEKNRSIIPLTKGGRRKESEESCLFVFFAGDYTTANARKLIDEVTAKGFVLVQTKEVSMRPEDVSRVFQNSAEDLADWTAKGPVVALELNGDGVVEACRIIANEVFSGTKVFVSENKNSASQDVDNFFNFADMQLGL, from the exons ATGGGGTGCTTTTTCTCGAAAAAGTCAAGGAGAAAATCTCCGGATAAAGACCCTGCGCTGGCTTCGGACGTCTCTACGAGTAATAACGCTCCTGAAACCAACAACACCAACGGTAACCAAGAGGAACCCAAACAGTACAGCTGGGACAAACGGGataag GTTGATCCGAAGGACTTCACGCTGAGCGGTTTGAAGGATGCGACCGTAGGCCGTCTGCCCGGAACTCTGAACGGCCAGCAGTTCATCATCCAAGAATGCGAGAACTGTAACATCTACGTGTTCGACCACTCGGCCGCGGTCAACGTCGACGACTGCGTCAACTGCCGCATCGTGCTCGGCCCCGTCCGAGGCAGCGTCTTCTTCCGAAACTGCAGAGACGTTAAGTGCGTGGTGGCGTGCCAGCAGTTCCGCACGAGGGACTGCAAGAAAATGGACGTGTTTCTGTGCTGTGCCACGCAGCCCATCGTCGAGTCTTCTACAGGCATGAAGTTCGGCTGCTTTCAGTACTATTACCCCGAGCTGGCCTTCCACTTCAAGGACGCGGGGCTGAGCATCTTCAACAACAACTGGAGCAACATCCACGACTTCACGCCCGTGTCGGGCGAGACCAACTGGAGCCTACTGGCCGAGGACGCCGCCGTGTCGGAGCACGTTCCTCTCCCGGATCCCGAGTCGGAGTTTAAGAGCGTCCGCGTGTCCGCTGAGAAGAACCGCAGCATCATCCCGTTGACCAAAGGAGGGAGGAGAAAGGAGAGCGAGGAGTCCTGCTTGTTCGTCTTCTTCGCTGGAGATTACACCACGGCCAACGCTCGCAAGCTCATCGACGAG GTGACTGCCAAGGGCTTCGTCCTGGTCCAGACCAAAGAGGTGTCCATGCGTCCCGAAGACGTGAGCAGAGTGTTCCAGAACAGCGCAGAGGACCTCGCCGACTGGACGGCTAAAG gtcccGTCGTGGCCCTCGAGCTGAACGGAGACGGCGTGGTGGAAGCCTGTAGGATCATCGCCAATGAGGTGTTCAGCGGAACAAAG GTGTTTGTTTCTGAGAATAAAAATTCAGCCTCGCAGGACGTCGACAACTTCTTCAACTTTGCCGACATGCAGCTGGGACTGTGA